One region of Wyeomyia smithii strain HCP4-BCI-WySm-NY-G18 chromosome 3, ASM2978416v1, whole genome shotgun sequence genomic DNA includes:
- the LOC129733060 gene encoding DDRGK domain-containing protein 1 — MDVILLLAIAVALLLILLTLYYFSKERKEAKAEPQQNEPNVPRRAQVIRNQRNRTRIAEPQRPPANEPRDDSDNEDGIPVAAQDYNSEKIGAKKRAKLEAKAEKKAQREAELKIREEQKKQDALLEEERKRIEEKEAEEEKRREESERKAREEKERKEHEEYIKMKEAFCVEEEGFDQEEENDKQNMLKEFINFVMDNKVIVLEDLAVRFKLKTQSAIDRIVELQKEGRLSGVIDDRGKFIYISEDELRTVAKFIKQRGRISMSDLAENSSSLINLVPVVTNAAQTV; from the exons ATGGACGTAATTCTGTTGCTTGCCATAGCTGTGGCACTACTTCTTATTTTGTTGAcattatattatttttctaaAGAGAGGAAAGAGGCGAAAG CTGAACCACAACAAAACGAGCCTAATGTACCACGGCGAGCACAGGTGATTCGCAATCAGCGAAACAGAACTAGAATAGCCGAGCCACAAAGGCCACCAGCAAACGAGCCTAGGGACGACTCGGATAATGAAGATGGTATTCCAGTTGCTGCACAAGATTATAACAGCGAGAAAattggagcaaaaaaaagggCCAAGTTGGAAGCTAAGGCCGAGAAAAAAGCACAAAGGGAAGCAGAGTTGAAAATAAGAGAAGAGCAGAAAAAACAGGATGCGCTTTTGGAGGAAGAACGAAAACGAATAGAAGAGAAGGAAGcggaagaagaaaaaagaagagaagaaTCCGAACGGAAAGCTCGTGAAGAAAAAGAACGTAAAGAACATGAAGAGTATATTAAAATGAAAGAAGCGTTTTGTGTCGAAGAGGAAGGATTTGACCAAGAGGAAGAAAATGATAAGCAAAACATGCTTAAAGAGTTTATAAATTTCGTTATG GATAATAAAGTTATAGTTCTGGAAGATTTAGCCGTCCGTTTCAAGCTCAAAACACAATCAGCTATTGATAGGATAGTTGAGCTTCAGAAAGAAGGACGACTAAGTGGTGTTATAGATGATAGAgggaaatttatatatatttctgaAGACGAGCTTCGTACGGTGGCAAAGTTTATCAAACAACGCGGTCGTATTTCCATGAGCGATTTAGCTGAAAATAGCAGCAGTTTGATAAATTTAGTACCAGTTGTTACAAATGCAGCACAAACtgtttaa